The following is a genomic window from Vicia villosa cultivar HV-30 ecotype Madison, WI unplaced genomic scaffold, Vvil1.0 ctg.003000F_1_1, whole genome shotgun sequence.
GCCTTGTATAACAGCAGAAATTCTGTCTGAACCTTTGTTGATGTATTTGAAAAGGTACTTGATAGAAGTACTTTGATTGCACCATTCCATGTTGATGTGTGCTTCGTACTTTAACAACAAACTTGGGTTGTGCGGTACAACATGTCCACTATGAAAGATTATCCCATTTTTTTCAATTGTGTTTCCATTGTTTCTTCTCCTATAAACTGGATACCCATCATGGTCCACTATAGTGTTAGGTTGGAATTTTTTTGGGTAATATTTCAAGCACTTCCCATCTTTCATGCAAATGGACCTCTGATTTGCCAAGCCACAGGGACCATGAACCATATGAGACTTAACCAAATTGTACAGCCTGGGGTGTTGCAAGGGATCAGGAACTTCTGCACTAATGATCCTGTCAATGTCTTCTGGTCGTGGATACTTGTTGGACGGATGCAGAAAGAGTAGTATATGTGCATGTGGCAATCCTCTCTTTTGAAACTCGATGGTGTACATATCTAGTGATAAACAGAATACAAAAGTTAAAAACGCATATGAAACCACATTAGTATTAAAAAGAAGCAAGGGAAAAGTGCTAAGGGACAACTCACATGCAAGTACTTTGCCTAATACACCATTTTTTGTCAAATCCGCAAGCAATTgatcaaacttgattttgaataTTCTTGAAACGATATCCGGTCGATCTTGTGGTTTCAAATGTAGTGGTCCAAGAACTCTATGAATTTCCGGCCAATTAGGATTGCAAGTGAAAGTTATGAACAAATCCGGAAAACCAATCTTACTACAAATAGCCATTCCATCATAGTACAGTTGATCCATAAACCTACGACCACCAACAAAGGACGAAGGCAAAACCACTCTTTTACCGATGCTAGAACCTGCAATTTGACTTTGTTCACCCTCGTCATTAAGAGAATTATACTTGGACACCCTAAGTTTCGGTTGATTCTTGCGAATCCATTCTAATTTTTCAGATTCTAACATCGTGTAACCATCGACAAGAAATTGTTGGAACAACCTTCGTGAAGATAACAAAGTCTTAGGTTCAGCTAACCTTGTTTGAATGCGATATGAGAGCCATTCTCTTATTGTAAGCCTATTTCGTAAGCTATTCTGATAAATCGGCAAGTCTCTATGGGCAATATTAGGTCTATAACCGTCCTCACCATAGGGAAAAACCAAAGGATATTGGAAGGCCATGTAACTTGCATGGAGCTCGTTGATCCGCTTAAGTCCACCTCCTTGGTATTGCATAATTATATCCCTCATTTCTGCTGTGTCAATATCACCGACAACTAAGGCAGCAACTTCAGACACTGTCGGTTGGTTATACACTCGTCCATCCGTGGATCTGTCAGTTATGAGTCTCAACTTCAGGTTTTGAGTATCTGCTTCATTGAACCATTGTTTCGCCATTTTAAAGCTCTTGGCATGAGTATTGTGTTCATACATCATTGTAGATAGTTGTTGTACAACTTCTGGATCAATGTTCTTGGCAGTCCTAAGTAATAAAAGCATAAGGAAATGGTTAACAGTATTATGAATAAGATGCATACATGTGAATCTTAATTTCAGCTGTCTTATACATCTGaatttcagtttatttttataaaaaaacgatTGCATGTTAGTATTATTTATACCTTAGACACTTCATTCGATTGTGGACCTCATTTTCTGTGTCATAAATATATAATTGTGCAAACTTGGGTGTGTCTCCTCGAGAAGGTAACAAACTTCCAATTCGATGGCATGTTTGACCTTGTATCCGTAAAGTTGGTGGTCCACCTCCATTGTTAAAACGATTGTCCAACTTTGCACCTGGCGATGTAAACGCAAACATCATATTGTAAACTCTAATATGTTTTTGAAACTTTCTGCTGACTACGTTATCTTGGTCAAACATCAATTTTGCAAGAACTTCTGGAGGTTGTTTTAGTAGTGGTATTTCAACTTTCCCATTGCAACAACACAGCATAAACTTCGGATTAGCAGAATGGGAACTTTTATTCATCCGTTCTTGATACCACATCATGGATTTACAATAACGACATTCAATGAGCGGGTCCCCTATGTCGTAATAAGCTACATAGTAATGGACAggaaaaaattattatgatatttGAAAAATAGCAAATGTCTAAAAAATGATATACCTTCAGAAGAATGGGTGTAGTTGTCATGAATTGTAAAAGGTGCCTCGTTATCTTCAGGTTCGGAACAGAAGTCCTCATCGGATAAATAAGCTAACAATGGATGAAAAAGTgtaatataaaatatatgaaCATGTTTCTTATATATTTCTTTATATACAACCGTAAATAAGGTGGGAATATTGAACACAAAACTAATGAGTTTGCAATTGACTCACTTGCAAAAGGGTCGTAATCGCTATCTTCGTCCGAGCCGCTATTAAAATCCAAGGTTACTGCAGGGGTAAAAATAGGACATGCTGGCTCTTTTATTTCAGGTGTTATGCCTTTGGGGGGTAACATTGGTGATGCTTGATCAGAATAATTATGTGGCTATTTCATTGGCCTTCGTTGAGGACGGTTGTTTTTTCTACTGCTACCACTGCTAGTTGATCATATTCATGCATGGAAATGGTTGAAGACATGCATCATCCTTAATGTCGTgagttattgaaaaaatattataattatcatcAACATTGAAGATGGAGCATATATGATATTAAAAACTTGTACCTCGTTGGCTGTTGTGCTACAGATACGTTGACAGCTTCATTAGGGGGATTACTATTCAAATTCATGGCAAGGCTTGGTACTCCCAGTTGCTTCTTAGGCCTGCCACGAACCGGTTTTTTCTTTTCGGTATATCTGTTATAAAATTAGACATAATACGAAAGTCAATAAAAGGTAACCAAACTCTAATTAGTTACATTCTACAGTCATGCATATTTGGTCACATGAACCTTACATGGGATTCTTGGAAGAACTTCCAGGATCATAGAATTGGTTGGTTGAAAAAGTCACCCCATGTTGGGCATTCTCAATTGTAGTTGGTACACCATTCTCATTTGTACAATCAGTAGAAAACTTAGACATTAAATTTGTTCCCAAGGAATCTAAATGGGATGACTTCATGTTATTTCGAAACACATGTCTGGTTATACTCGGTTCAGAATTCTGCATACGCGCACTCAGCATAATCCCTTCTTCGACAATCTGTGCGATAGTCTTTTGATTCTGAGCCGAGGGAGTGATTTCAGACAAAGGTTGTCTCGTTGTGAAGCAATTAGGAGAATATAACGTATCATTGATTGAATCAGGTTGGTTGCAATTTTGTCTCTGACGTTTAGAACGGTTTTCTTTCATAATAAGCGATCGTCGTGCCCTTGCCTTTTTTCCAGAGATATGCAGGTTATTGTTCTCCATAACTTCCTGTGAATTTCTAAACTATCTGCCACACATAATAAAACGGACAATATGTACATAACAATTGTATCGGAATATAATTAATGAGTAGCTGGGCATAACAATCCAATTATCAATCTAAGACAATACTAATGAGATTAAAAAAACAAAGATGCAAACTGATACCAACCTCCTTGCTCCTATTAGTGAAACGTAGTGAATATAACAGAATGCAATAACAATAAAAGTCAACCCTGAATTTCTATGCTCTTTGATTTCAGTACTCTCTATTTCAAATCTATGCAATTGttattgtttaaatattttaaaaacactaTTGTAAGTATGAACACAGTGTCAGCAAGTTTACTTGTTATTTTCGAaaagccaaaaccaaacctaagTTAAAAAAGGCACCAAAATATGTTTTTCCCTCTAAAAATTTGAATCACatttttgtttgaaatgaatattattttaattactatGTTAGTAGTATCTAGTTAAAACTTTTTCACAAAATTAGTTACTTTACAACCAAGTGGTGTGATTGCATTCAAATGGCATAAGTGGTTCATATAAATGACAGATTTCCAAGAAACAGATTTGACATATATATTGTGCAGTGAACCGTGTACAGTGATCAGCAACATTGTATAAAGCAATGAATAATATATTACATAATGTGATGTTACACCAAAAAGTAACAAATTGTTGTACCTGTACCGTGTGAAATGAGATGTATTTTCTGCTTTTAGAAGATATACTTGGTACAACTAAGCAAGCTATTTGAAAAAGCAGGAAGCATTTAATCATGAGTTGACATTGTGTATGACTTACTTTATCCAATGCTGCAGAAAGTTGTTGACTGACGActatgtgtaacacccttctaaaccccgcggaaattaataaaataattcagagtaaaacatgaaaacaagggtgccacaattcaatttaaaacaaattatcataaatcaattgtcatgcttcacttaggggcaaatcatccatttaacaaaatcatgtttctatacagcggaacattaatcaacagataagcataacatcacctatgcaatatctcacaaaattactccaataacaacaaaatagagtatcatcataaactctaaactaacgttcccccagtgttacaatatcagagcatgacaccgacgctataccaaataaactgactcatgagctaatcctcaccgagccaaaagccgctactcgccaatctgaaatcatcaaagtaagggtgagtctcattcacaattaacaaatgttatcgaatcataaacaataacacgtcatagtcacattattcacccaatttcattatattcagattgtcaggaagtactcatcaacacacaacaacaaatagaatacattaccaaaagacaacaccataattcatccaacaaatcataacaattacaccatcatcacatattataacattggacaatcttccattcatgttataatcatacaagtagcctaatgcaaatgcaactatatgcatgtggtaccaaaatctgggataacccaactcaccgatccaccatcgtcaaggatacggcaacacccactcactaattccacacaatgggaattagctaccactgatccaccatcgtcaaggatcagccacataatgattatgaatgcatgtatcaaccataacatgcttatcacccacataaatcaaccaaatgtcataatcatcaaccaccacaataatcaatagccatacacagttatgctatttctcaaccacaataaaatacataatttacatcaacaatatatgtataacaaacaccaattacaaccacaacatcataacaggtaaatcattcattatacagtgcaacaacgataacacccctcacaatcgtgtaccaagtacaacaaagcaactcatcaacgacagagtatttacctcatcattcctcaaaacacatgataaccatatttaccatgaacaacacccatttgcacaattaacagaagcaaccacattatcacaacatacatcattgcacatattcaattatgcacacaacaaccattgcacctcatcagctatgcaaaccagaataaaccacatttgaagaaaatgatactttttaaaataaaatcaagttgtcattgttttatttattttatatggtagaacattcaatttaaggaacaacgtccaaaacggcgtctaaaacggacttacggtttgaaagttacacatctttaactttttacaagaaaacagttatcgctacagcacgcggcgcaaccagagttcgcggcgcgacctgaagcatacaaacacgttcgcggcgccaacctatgaccgcggcgcgatgcgagaaaacaagtacgccttcgcggcgcgcacctaccttcgcggcgcgaactggcaaaaccagagatctcacatcgattgacagcattacggaattcatcccaaaatccccaaaacccaaatcaagttatgtcatgaacctcaaataccaccatatcagccacatacatgttataacacaattaTAACACACAAAAGgaccattcaatcatcataacagtcATATAATCGTACAATTCATCACATCATACAATTCCCATCAAAAttatcccaaaaccccaatctagcatataaccaattgacacaaacaatgcatctaaatcagtcccatcatctataatacgataaaagatattaaccggaagagtcccccccttaccttaaccaaggatcttgattagccctcttcctcttctgttcctctttcacgtatcagctttccaatctctcatctcctctgctctgcttttcacgttcctttttcctttttcccaattttccttattttatgaaaaatagattttaatttagtaaaaggcctactaacataacaccccctttttactaacaccacatttgGCCCAATAACCTCCTTTTTcataattcttcaattaaatccaatcaaatgccaaataatttcaaataaataatttaatttccgattaaattaaaattagaaaatatggggtgttacaactctcccccactaaaagagttttcgtcctcgaaaacatacctcaagtaccCAGCTCGTATGagagtccttcacctgagtctccagctctcaattaacattaccatcagtcaatccccaaaaatccatctgacataaccaacaggaaacctGTTTCATACATTCAATCCCAGTTCttgcgtcgcatttgactatccaaaagtataccactcgctttatctccaaaaaggttaacaacaacagaacattgaggtacaacctatacaatacgctcaacaaacgagtaatacaattacacaatttatagtatgatcacacttgatcaacaatacagtaatggatcccttctaccaaacataccaaccttagacacgcttttccatctgagcgataaggtaatacttacacttttcaccaaccgcttccttcaagaaactcaatactcgtattcctataccattgaattccaattatctgactcctcttaaatcacaccagtaattatccaacacgttacattccgctttttccgcactactctgactactcatcacaatcatctataccaaatagatttctgagttttacccgattccgactctctttactcattcgtttcaagaatcatccctcgtcattcatggtactaatctaccatttagcaatccttactcgcatccaacgaaccaattcctgatttacttcctctatttaaacatcctaaccatcagaacaagtacacactcgTCAGCCTCAgtataccatcgcttacaaaaaAGCTCAACTAAatcacgctctctactaagaatcaaatcaactccgtccttcatagagtgtaattcctcattatatatggaatttacaatatcacctcaataacagcacaaaattattacagcatcatatattatcaatccttcgttttaatttcaccgaatacatactcgttaactacgtacaaccgtaatgacatattcatcatctcggaatttattcaaaagagttgtaattcttcgacacgatatccttacatccactagattctaaatccaacatatagatcaatacatattctctatgcaggcttccgacatattaattccttacttcccgcgagtagtactcataacactactccacatcacactttcgctgcgcgactctgattacccgtcttaagtcatcatccaccatgttgcactctttcatattcacttcttcataagtccacacaacatagtgagtgattattcttcacggcttagtattcatcacatcttataccattaaggtaacaaaacaagttcatctcatttatatgatttccgtctactaccaacaagagattaagggtgatcaagtcctcaatttgtcaatagatagttaaaaatcatatttaagcataaaccgttgttactacataatagtgtcctttccggttttgtactcaaactcattaacatcgtcatagttcaataatccactacggtgtccttcttctagaatattcttctgaagctcaaaacatcagttacacaaatccaatcactcaacctcattatattattcccgtcgattctgaattcaccgcctttaccttggtaattcaaagtcaacctatcgatcaactcaacatcatctttatgaccttctctaatctcgttaagaataccactagtcatcttctagcatattcaatctaacactattaggagttccttcacataccaacttaagtctctaaattgtccaattaaatccaactccttcaccattagcaccgacgtatttaaagacttcctacgcaacacattaacacaacattcataactcgtggtttcactcccaatctcatgacttctttcGCATACCAATATTTTtttcactcggaatctcaacaaagtcttcctcatatcaataggtgttagaaattctctacaattcttcttttatacttgtcgttactttggcatcacaaatacgacttcaaccgttctaaagtttattccacctttactactaattcacttctcactaaaatccattggtactcaaatcatctttatgatcgaacatctcatcaacttattcatcaacaacatgttctactcaacttcgtttcaaacaatcgcggtagtaggcattcttattcaacaagtttcatgcTTCCTTAACCGTCTTCAGAATATCCCCTCATAGGATTAATCTACTGTACTTATAACTTTCccataatgtagaacataatctctcctcttcataggttcaaacggcacgttaatccgacactcggaacccgagatatgaattttccaatcattgtccgaaaatgcaacactgacatcatgcagcgacactctatacgatatatccaaaactcctcaattggtaaattcaattcttaaaattacttctcaaaaaaaaaccttccaagtattccttcgatccattcaacactgacactgacactgacatcccgtgcagtaccaataaacaagtctagttataagaacaagagtaaccgtaactctacctctttccaacgtcatcctgtcacaattaaatattttacagctgctgcaactatttttataacaaagttcacctcgttagctttccgacgcttcaaacggaactcaattcggatgtccagaacttcagttatgaattttcgaagttccgcagctattccgcaattttcctgcgttttgcttacgaaaatctctctccaaaactcattctcttcaactctatcacattccaaacagccccttatcatgtctctttacttccaaacatcattataacttgagcaacacttcccatcgccgaagcgcaatttctggaacattactacatcaatcctcttcgcaaacttgcagctgaacctcttctgagtcgtaaggctactcaactgacagcttcgcagcacaccagcagagctgatacattgcaactttctaatttccctctcctacaaataatcatcaattgcatataatcatcctccttcaagatgctccaacttaattaccagccaagtcttaattccaagtcaccttcgattcggaaaacaacaactccaacaatgcttgcattgttgccaacaacagccgactgaatcaatcatcttacaactgaaacataactgagaagtgaaacttctcccccacttgtttcaaaccaacttccacaacaaacaacaaagtaccgacagtgattcactcacatgtcgcgtaccaagggataatatgccgacagtattcaaccgtcgtgcaactcaactgactcgacaattggccggacggaccgacctgctctgataccactattgtaacacccttctaaaccccgcggaaattaataaaataattcagagtaaaacatgaaaacaagggtgccacaattcaatttaaaacaaattatcataaatcaattgtcatgcttcacttaggggcaaatcatccatttaacaaaatcatgtttctatacagcggaacattaatcaacagataagcataacatcacctatgcaatatctcacaaaattactccaataacaacaaaatagagtatcatcataaactctaaactaacgttcccccagtgttacaatatcagagcatgacaccgacgctataccaaataaactgactcatgagctaatcctcaccgagccaaaagccgctactcgccaatctgaaatcatcaaagtaagggtgagtctcattcacaattaacaaatgttatcgaatcataaacaataacacgtcatagtcacattattcacccaatttcattatattcagattgtcaggaagtactcatcaacacacaacaacaaatagaatacattaccaaaagacaacaccataattcatccaacaaatcataacaattacaccatcatcacatattataacattggacaatcttccattcatgttataatcatacaagtagcctaatgcaaatgcaactatatgcatgtggtaccaaaatctgggataacccaactcaccgatccaccatcgtcaaggatacggcaacacccactcactaattccacacaatgggaattagctaccactgatccaccatcgtcaaggatcagccacataatgattatgaatgcatgtatcaaccataacatgcttatcacccacataaatcaaccaaatgtcataatcatcaaccaccacaataatcaatagccatacacagttatgctatttctcaaccacaataaaatacataatttacatcaacaatatatgtataacaaacaccaattacaaccacaacatcataacaggtaaatcattcattatacagtgcaacaacgataacacccctcacaatcgtgtaccaagtacaacaaagcaactcatcaacgacagagtatttacctcatcattcctcaaaacacatgataaccatatttaccatgaacaacacccatttgcacaattaacagaagcaaccacattatcacaacatacatcattgcacatattcaattatgcacacaacaaccattgcacctcatcagctatgcaaaccagaataaaccacatttgaagaaaatgatactttttaaaataaaatcaagttgtcattgttttatttattttatatggtagaacattcaatttaaggaacaacgtccaaaacggcgtctaaaacggacttacggtttgaaagttacacatctttaactttttacaagaaaacagttatcgctacagcacgcggcgcaaccagagttcgcggcgcgacctgaagcatacaaacacgttcgcggcgccaacctatgaccgcggcgcgatgcgagaaaacaagtacgccttcgcggcgcgcacctaccttcgcggcgcgaactggcaaaaccagagatctcacatcgattgacagcattacggaattcatcccaaaatccccaaaacccaaatcaagttatgtcatgaacctcaaataccaccatatcagccacatacatgttataacacaattaTAACACACAAAAGgaccattcaatcatcataacagtcATATAATCGTACAATTCATCACATCATACAATTCCCATCAAAAttatcccaaaaccccaatctagcatataaccaattgacacaaacaatgcatctaaatcagtcccatcatctataatacgataaaagatattaaccggaagagtcccccccttaccttaaccaaggatcttgattagccctcttcctcttctgttcctctttcacgtatcagctttccaatctctcatctcctctgctctgcttttcacgttcctttttcctttttcccaattttccttattttatgaaaaatagattttaatttagtaaaaggcctactaacataacaccccctttttactaacaccacatttgGCCCAATAACCTCCTTTTTcataattcttcaattaaatccaatcaaatgccaaataatttcaaataaataatttaatttccgattaaattaaaattagaaaatatggggtgttacactatgATCCGGTTTGCAAGGGTATAAAACGACAACCACTCCTTAAAAAGTACGAAATTACATGGAAGGGCTCTGCTGCAAGTTGTTCAAAGTGAGGTTCCCAATGTAAAAGAAATCTCTAACCGGTTCATTGGGCAATGCTGTAACTGCTGTGTTCCTTTAAATGATTCAAAATAGAGCAACATTATTTGAACAATATACTTTGATGTGGTGTTAGTACCGAATCTGTATAGAATTGCAATTCTTAATGTACATTATGGTATACTAAGGAGCTTTACAGAAAATGAGCTATTAAAAATGAGATTTAAAATACCACTACCAAAGTCATGTGATGGTGTGTGTTTTGTATGGCAAACCCAATGCATTATAAATCCCATCAAACTCCCAAAGTCGTGTGAGGTTATACGTATATAATGCCCTCCATCACATGAAAAGGCAAAAAAATGTTCTTGGATTAAAGCAATATAAAGTGCATGTACAAAAGCTATATAAAATGCCATCAAGTCATATGAAAAGCCAGCAAGTGGATTAACCAAACAGAGTCATTACAAATTAGAGTCATTACAAAATAGAGTCATTACAAAATAGAGTCATTACAAAATAGAGTCATTACAAAATACTAAGATCAATTGTTTAGTGGCTTACTTTGGATCATCATGCAATAGAAAGCATAGTTACACCCATAAAACAGGTGGAATACAAAAAAGGGCGGATGAAATCAGTACTAATATATTGTGAAATAACAATGCAGCAAAAAAAGATCCACTTCTGAATTTATAACCCAAGATTACTCCTTCTTGATATGCTTGATCTTTCTTCCAGGCTTAGCCTTAGTAGCAGATTGTTTAGGAGTCAGATCTTCAGCCTCAATCATCTCATTAACTGATGTTGTTATAGCTCCCCTCTTGGCCGGTGTGCTGCTGGAGCTTGCAGAAGGACTCCAAGCATGGTTTGCAGCAGACGAAGGTTGAGGAGATATCGAAGCTTCAGCAGAAAGTGTCATCTAAGgatgaaataaattttagttaatgGGAGTAAATGTATACAAAGTGTAAATAAGTCTGCATGCATTAGTCCCTTACAATAGGTTCATTTGGATTATCATTTGGATCAGAATTGAAGACCTCCAAAACAGGAGCATTTGAGGTATGCTGATAACAAAGTTTAAATCAGAATCACATATAAAGGAACAACCAAAAAAACTTCTTAGATTAAAAGAACATGTATTTACCTCATCCGGGGT
Proteins encoded in this region:
- the LOC131640213 gene encoding uncharacterized protein LOC131640213, producing MENNNLHISGKKARARRSLIMKENRSKRQRQNCNQPDSINDTLYSPNCFTTRQPLSEITPSAQNQKTIAQIVEEGIMLSARMQNSEPSITRHVFRNNMKSSHLDSLGTNLMSKFSTDCTNENGVPTTIENAQHGVTFSTNQFYDPGSSSKNPIYTEKKKPVRGRPKKQLGVPSLAMNLNSNPPNEAVNVSVAQQPTSGSDEDSDYDPFATYLSDEDFCSEPEDNEAPFTIHDNYTHSSEAYYDIGDPLIECRYCKSMMWYQERMNKSSHSANPKFMLCCCNGKVEIPLLKQPPEVLAKLMFDQDNVVSRKFQKHIRVYNMMFAFTSPGAKLDNRFNNGGGPPTLRIQGQTCHRIGSLLPSRGDTPKFAQLYIYDTENEVHNRMKCLRTAKNIDPEVVQQLSTMMYEHNTHAKSFKMAKQWFNEADTQNLKLRLITDRSTDGRVYNQPTVSEVAALVVGDIDTAEMRDIIMQYQGGGLKRINELHASYMAFQYPLVFPYGEDGYRPNIAHRDLPIYQNSLRNRLTIREWLSYRIQTRLAEPKTLLSSRRLFQQFLVDGYTMLESEKLEWIRKNQPKLRVSKYNSLNDEGEQSQIAGSSIGKRVVLPSSFVGGRRFMDQLYYDGMAICSKIGFPDLFITFTCNPNWPEIHRVLGPLHLKPQDRPDIVSRIFKIKFDQLLADLTKNGVLGKVLACELSLSTFPLLLFNTNVVSYAFLTFVFCLSLDMYTIEFQKRGLPHAHILLFLHPSNKYPRPEDIDRIISAEVPDPLQHPRLYNLVKSHMVHGPCGLANQRSICMKDGKCLKYYPKKFQPNTIVDHDGYPVYRRRNNGNTIEKNGIIFHSGHVVPHNPSLLLKYEAHINMEWCNQSTSIKYLFKYINKGSDRISAVIQGQSKDATSGKNNVDEIKQYLDCRYISPSEACRRIFAYSIHGRKPAVERMYFHLEGEHSVYYRDHEQVGDVLLKPSVTESMFTAWFEANNSFEEARLLTYGDFVSKFVYHKRSRSWKPRKRGYTIGRLCWVPQCSGELFYLRMMLTVVKGPLCYNDIKKVDGVQHKTFRKACFAMGFLQDDREFIEAIKEAHVRGSGLFLRKLFVTMLLSSSMNRPAHVWRKSWKYLSDGILYEQRLVARNQVAMHLTMNMSLYLFQYAGSNASNYEHVPELTLTDDELQQLTLMAIETLLQNNNKTLKDYKPMPYPKDYVVSFSGNRLIYDERQYDPIAQQQLFARLYGSLTDEQRSIYEEIMEAVEKQRGGVFFLYGYGGTGKTFMWTTLSAALRSKKKIVLPVASSGIASLLLPNGRTAHSRFKIPVPTLDSSICNIDKKDDIVGLLKVTDLIIWDEAPMANKYCFEALDKSLKDIMSGTTHGQDKIFGGKVVVFGGDFRQILPVVPRGTRSDFIYATINSSYIWDHCKVLKLTKNMRLQSGAATSTTEDIRAFSEWILQIGDGTMCEPNDGYADICIPEKF